The genomic interval TCTACAAGATGGCACAATTCTTCCACGGATAGACGGAAGTAGCCTCCAACAGCTTTTGCACACCAACCCTGGTGCTTTTCCTCAGCTTGAAAAAACACTTACAGCGTGCGTCACGTTCCTATATAAAGAAGGGATCAAACCGTTTGCTGGTGAAATTGCACACCAAATACGAAAGAGGACAGAAGGCGGTTCTTGGCTGCCAAGTGAAGTCGTtgctctcgccgtcgcttcTAAGGACGTCGTTCCTCAAGTCGAAAGACGGGTGAAGGGGGAAGATGGATGGGTCGTCCTTCTGAAGGATGGGCTTGCACCTGAATCATTTGACGGGTTCGTCGATACTCGAGCCCGCGAGGACTGCTACAGTCCTGAACAGTGGCTCGAATTCAACAGGTGGGCGACTGGTGAGGAACCACACAAGGAATTAAACTGTAGATGTATTCAACGACGTGTTTCAACTACATACGTCGAAAACATCTAGTTGATACATTCGTAACTATGTATACAGttgtatgtatacatacgaCTTCTAAGCATTTTCTGACTTGTATGTTTGTGGTCATCACATTCCGTGTCAATCTGTCTCTTGAGGAAGATGATACAAGCTTCCCGTTTCGTCAAAGTATATCATCGATGCGGGTTGGCAGTGGTCGTCATGAACACAGACAGACTGCGTTGTTTTCCTCATAGGGACTTTTGGAAGTACGTTCGTCCGTTGGTTCAACCGGGTGGTTTCTACCGGTGCTTTACCGTCTAGATTTTGTGTGTTCTGTCGCGATTTCCTCTCAGGTACTTCATCGAAAAAATGCGACACCAGCCGCAGAGTGAGGACTGCAACGGCCCAGAAACGCCTTTCTTCAGTGAGGGGCGGTACGCGCTTGCTGAGCGTCTTCGTCAGGAGGTTCCGATGTTCAAGAACATGAAACTCGCTCACCTCATCCGAATGGTTCAGCTGGCTTCATGGAAGAAATTGCTGACGTACCGGGATAAAGCGCTCGTGCCTGTCGCTGCGTGTCCAGTAGCAGCTAGAGAGTTTATTCAACGAAATTGCCTGACAGCCCCAGGATCTCAGGAATCGGCAACTGCCTTAGCCACTGTGGCTCAGCTCCTTCGTGCTCTTGGGCGCATTGTTGACCCGGCGCCCACCGGGATTTTCCTCGCCCAAGTCAAGGATTTAGTTCGCTGGACCACGTATGAAAGGTTGGACTGTATGGTCCTGGGACATACGAAGTTACAAgatcttctcctctctgaaCCGTTCATTCGATATTACCGCCTGTATACACCGGAGGGTAACGAACACTGCACTTACATCCAAAGCAAACGCTACCCGCTTCCGCGGGGGGCCGTGTTGCATACCAGGTCTTCGATGATTTGGGATCGGGAAGCATGCCCAATGGAGCCACCTCTTCCTCAATGCTTTTCGAGCCAGTTTCCTGGACCATGGGATGGCatgccgtctcttctctttccgccTCTGTGTCATCAACGGAATGACACCAGTGTCACTTCGCAGAACGCGAAGGCTGCAGACGTCGAGATGGCAAACGAGGCATGGGCACAACGTTGCGAAACCGTTCACGAGAACAGTCGGCCACCAAATGCCGGCGACTGTGAAATGCCATGCtgcacgaaggagaaagaaaagaattTTGATTCTGCTACTTCAGCTCTGGATGGAAAAACAGTGGGAGGGCAAGAATCTACTGCACCTCCTGCCGCAGTACTGCACGCAGCCTCCTCTGCATGTGACTCTCACCTTCTGCGTGTACCGGACATTAAGAACAAAGATGGCGAACGTGAAATTCCCAAGAAAAGAGAATCGATAGAGATGTTGTCATCGGAACCTCATCTAGGTGAAACTGAcaaggaggaaagcgaaagtGCGTTTCAGTGGATCGAAGAGGATATCGTACGCTTAGTGGAGGAAGATTGCTCTCAACTGGAAGAGTGCAACAAAAGCACTTCTCGGGGGACTTCACCCTGGAGTGACAACAGCATCCACCAGAACAacagttccttcttctgcacagACACTAATAAAGAAATCGAACCACAGATAGACAACGTCGGCAACTTGTCAACTGCAATGTCCGCAGATGcagtgtctctcgcttctacTCTTTTTGAGGACTTTCCGAAAAACTGTTTTTTCCAGGGccctttttctcccctcaTTGACGACATGCAATTTCTTGGAGAAGTCAATGAGAATGGAACAATGTTCCTGGATACTCCAGAGATTTGGTATCCGGATTTGTCCTTGTATGAGACCTCCACTGAGAGGGACTACTCCGAATCAGTTGGCGAAAGAAACAGTACCTCTATTTGGCGCCCCCCCCTGCAGTCGTTCATCTCATCGTCTCCCGACACAAttgaagaagacaaaagtTCATTGGACAACGCACCCGAAAAGCGGAGTTGTTTTATTTTTAACGTACCTCCGGTAGACTCTGGCACTTCGGTCAAAGTCGAacaggaaaaaaacagtATCTTTTCCGTGCTCTTCAAAGGTGAAAAAGATGACGGAAACGGTTCGCGTACAAGCGGTACTGGAGAGGATGGTCTCTTCGCTTCAGGTTTCTATTCtggaaggaaaacagaaaacgcatgTTCGCCCATATTTGTGGAAAAGAGGGAACGAGCGGTTGCCCTGTCGTCTCTCATgccctcttttttctttgggTTTTCATGTAGAAACTTCTCGTCAGAAGATGAGGATATCGCTCCGAAGACACCGTCTACGTCATGCGAGGGCCAGTACTCCATTCCTAGTCCCCCGAGTTTGAAGGAAGtgacaggcgaagaaagtGAAAGTACAGGAAAAAAGTCACCTGAAGAAAAGAATAAAGACGCCAAACGTTTCTCTGGGAATCGCATCCGTTTAGTTGACGAAAAAGAGGGCTAGGCCTTCTTACAGCCTATCGAATTGCAATAACTATTAAGAGAAGTctagaagagaaaggaattTGCTTTGTCGTAATCGCCTCATTTCGGAACAGCGATTCGGATACTGACTAACGTAAACGCCGTATTCGAGGGAATCTGTGTGTTTTTGGTATCGCGGTGTTCTTCCAGGGTATTTGACTCAGTTGTTCCCTGTCGTTCATTTCTCAGTTGTTTCTCAAAATTGACACAGTGTTTCTCCCGTATTGTTACAGTCTAGAAAAAGGTAAGAAAAACATAGGTCAAAGACCCAGCAGAAGGTGTATATTACGTCGACGTTTCTTGGCCCAGCGCCTCCCGTTTGTACAAGACACAGTGCAGTTTTCTGGATACTTTTGAAGGGCAGCCAAGGTTGGCTGTCTATACCCAACTACCGTAATTTGTCTCTAAGCTTTGTGAATTTTCTGTGCTGCCATCATAATGAAATCGACGGCTATTCTACTGTCGTCTTTGTGGTTCGCATTCAACAGTGGTGTTTTAAATACACAGTTATGTCCGAAGATTATCAACAGACATAGACACATAGAGAGGTAGAAAACTCGTTACACATACGCATACACAGATAAGGATGTGGTTATATATTGACGGAACACCGAACGCTCAAGACATTGGACAATCGGCCTTTTCTGGCGCTGTCGAGTTTCGATATTTAACGGGTTTAGTACTAGAGTTTCTTCCTTGTACTTGAAAAGAATACACACTCTTCATTCGGGTCCACCAGCCTCCCACACAAGTAGTTCCAGAATCTGCTTCGCCGTCCCCCCATGAGGTTTCAACTTCTGTTGAGATTTTGCTTAGTTTTTGGAGAGGCAATATCAAGAAATACTTGGATATCCTGGTCACAGTTACACGCAACATTTCCGAAACGCACGCTGCCTGAGCAGCCGCGGCTGCTACATTTTGCAAAAAACATTGCTATTGTCGCCACAGCGCTTCACGGCCTGATTTGCGCTTGTGCGGCTCTGAAGGTTGTACTTTTAGTACAGGTTCGTCAAAATTGTCTTTGCATTCGAATGCGGAGACAGTGCATTGGAAAAGTT from Toxoplasma gondii ME49 chromosome VIIa, whole genome shotgun sequence carries:
- a CDS encoding hypothetical protein (encoded by transcript TGME49_206620), translating into MMAPAHFPSEAASFPNPEAEPFRYKASYPPPPVPKPLSSSSFSSSAPLISSPTSYTAAFPTPVEAYQRVSKSSCPSPPILPSQRHSPVSSFFCGKPSPRAVSSFGLAGKSQSSRFAINSHGSQARHHASPTICPLTKASREGNCGNTSVGTLSLHPHQQKKPNPLSPSSLVIQNKPFGLFGPIPKAILKEGHKQRIAGVDVLRLQDGTILPRIDGSSLQQLLHTNPGAFPQLEKTLTAYFIEKMRHQPQSEDCNGPETPFFSEGRYALAERLRQEVPMFKNMKLAHLIRMVQLASWKKLLTYRDKALVPVAACPVAAREFIQRNCLTAPGSQESATALATVAQLLRALGRIVDPAPTGIFLAQVKDLVRWTTYERLDCMVLGHTKLQDLLLSEPFIRYYRLYTPEGNEHCTYIQSKRYPLPRGAVLHTRSSMIWDREACPMEPPLPQCFSSQFPGPWDGMPSLLFPPLCHQRNDTSVTSQNAKAADVEMANEAWAQRCETVHENSRPPNAGDCEMPCCTKEKEKNFDSATSALDGKTVGGQESTAPPAAVLHAASSACDSHLLRVPDIKNKDGEREIPKKRESIEMLSSEPHLGETDKEESESAFQWIEEDIVRLVEEDCSQLEECNKSTSRGTSPWSDNSIHQNNSSFFCTDTNKEIEPQIDNVGNLSTAMSADAVSLASTLFEDFPKNCFFQGPFSPLIDDMQFLGEVNENGTMFLDTPEIWYPDLSLYETSTERDYSESVGERNSTSIWRPPLQSFISSSPDTIEEDKSSLDNAPEKRSCFIFNVPPVDSGTSVKVEQEKNSIFSVLFKGEKDDGNGSRTSGTGEDGLFASGFYSGRKTENACSPIFVEKRERAVALSSLMPSFFFGFSCRNFSSEDEDIAPKTPSTSCEGQYSIPSPPSLKEVTGEESESTGKKSPEEKNKDAKRFSGNRIRLVDEKEG